One window of the Streptomyces sp. NBC_00259 genome contains the following:
- a CDS encoding fructose-specific PTS transporter subunit EIIC, which produces MTACPTGIAHTYMAAEKLAQAADTLGIEMKVETQGSIGAENVLTDNDVRDADGIIVAADKDVDLSRFAGKRVLKVGVAEGIRHPEQLIERVRNAPALGADGGGTGTGGAPAAGAEADGGGKERSVAYKALMNGVSYMIPFVVVGGLLIAISLALGGHATPQGYAIPEGSFWESVFKIGEIGFQLMVPILSGYIAYAIADRPALVPGMIGGWIANTGALYDSEAGAGFIGAIVTGFLAGYLVLWIKKVKVPRFAQPIMPIIVIPIVATSALGLFFIYVIGKPIAWVFEHLTSRLSGMTGTSAILLGAILGLMIAFDMGGPVNKTAFLFGAGLIASGNQTVMGMCAAAIPVMPLGQGLATLVRRKLYSEQERETGMAALFMGFFGISEGAIPFAAARPAQVIPANMLGGAVAGALAGLAGVKDAVPHGGPIVAVLGAVGGVPMFFLAVVAGTVVTALTTNALISIKEHKAGRVSEAALVPAQAGAPVSATVATAVEEKEEPALVGAGSGGSRSRVPAEPARPEASAEEATNEAGTDAAKQAATKEAATKEAAAEDEALPEVLSGYLTAQTMKVSLDADGKDAAIREMAAMLASTGKVTDPEELVRAAFAREEQGTTGLGEEIAIPHAKTDAVTAPVVGFARSTEGVEWGSLDGTKARLIFMITVPEAAAGDEHLRILALLSRKLMDPAFRERLMAAPDESSVLTVLAEIE; this is translated from the coding sequence GTGACCGCCTGCCCCACAGGCATCGCCCACACGTACATGGCCGCGGAGAAGCTCGCCCAGGCCGCGGACACTCTCGGCATCGAGATGAAGGTCGAGACGCAGGGATCCATCGGGGCCGAGAATGTGCTCACTGACAACGATGTCAGGGATGCGGACGGCATCATCGTCGCGGCCGACAAGGACGTCGACCTCAGCCGGTTCGCGGGCAAGAGGGTGCTGAAGGTCGGCGTGGCCGAAGGCATCCGCCATCCCGAGCAGCTGATCGAGCGGGTGCGGAACGCGCCGGCGCTCGGGGCGGACGGCGGCGGCACCGGTACCGGTGGTGCGCCGGCCGCGGGCGCCGAAGCCGACGGCGGCGGCAAGGAGCGGAGCGTCGCGTACAAGGCGCTGATGAACGGTGTCTCGTACATGATCCCGTTCGTCGTGGTCGGCGGTCTGCTGATCGCGATCTCGCTCGCGCTCGGCGGACATGCGACGCCGCAGGGCTACGCCATCCCGGAGGGCTCGTTCTGGGAGAGCGTCTTCAAGATCGGTGAGATCGGGTTCCAGCTGATGGTGCCGATCCTGTCCGGTTACATCGCGTACGCCATCGCGGACCGGCCGGCGCTCGTACCCGGCATGATCGGCGGCTGGATCGCGAACACGGGCGCGCTGTACGACTCCGAGGCGGGCGCCGGGTTCATCGGGGCGATCGTGACCGGTTTCCTGGCCGGATATCTGGTGCTGTGGATCAAGAAGGTCAAGGTCCCGAGGTTCGCCCAGCCGATCATGCCGATCATCGTGATCCCGATCGTGGCGACCTCGGCGCTCGGGCTGTTCTTCATCTACGTCATCGGCAAGCCGATCGCCTGGGTCTTCGAGCATCTGACGAGCCGGCTGAGCGGGATGACCGGCACCAGCGCGATCCTGCTGGGCGCGATTCTCGGTCTGATGATCGCGTTCGACATGGGCGGGCCGGTCAACAAGACCGCGTTCCTCTTCGGTGCGGGGCTCATCGCCTCCGGCAACCAGACGGTGATGGGCATGTGCGCCGCGGCGATCCCGGTCATGCCGCTCGGTCAGGGCCTCGCGACGCTGGTCCGGCGCAAGCTCTACTCGGAGCAGGAGCGCGAGACCGGTATGGCGGCCCTGTTCATGGGCTTCTTCGGGATCTCCGAGGGTGCGATCCCGTTCGCGGCGGCGCGTCCGGCGCAGGTCATCCCGGCGAACATGCTGGGTGGTGCGGTGGCGGGTGCCCTGGCGGGACTCGCGGGCGTGAAGGACGCGGTGCCGCACGGCGGGCCGATCGTGGCCGTGCTGGGTGCGGTCGGCGGCGTACCGATGTTCTTCCTGGCCGTCGTGGCCGGCACCGTGGTCACGGCGCTCACCACGAACGCGCTGATCAGCATCAAGGAGCACAAGGCGGGCCGCGTCTCTGAGGCCGCCCTCGTTCCGGCCCAGGCCGGCGCACCGGTTTCGGCGACGGTCGCAACGGCGGTGGAGGAGAAGGAGGAGCCGGCGCTGGTGGGCGCGGGGTCCGGTGGCTCCCGTAGCCGCGTACCGGCGGAGCCCGCACGGCCGGAGGCCTCCGCCGAGGAGGCCACGAACGAAGCCGGGACCGACGCCGCGAAGCAGGCGGCAACGAAGGAAGCGGCAACGAAGGAAGCGGCCGCGGAGGACGAGGCCCTGCCCGAGGTGCTCTCCGGGTACCTCACCGCGCAGACGATGAAGGTGAGTCTCGACGCCGACGGCAAGGACGCCGCCATCCGTGAGATGGCCGCGATGCTCGCGTCGACCGGCAAGGTCACGGATCCCGAGGAGCTGGTGCGCGCCGCGTTCGCCCGCGAGGAGCAGGGCACGACGGGCCTCGGCGAGGAGATCGCGATCCCGCACGCCAAGACCGACGCGGTCACGGCTCCGGTCGTCGGCTTCGCGCGTTCCACGGAGGGTGTGGAGTGGGGGTCGCTCGACGGTACGAAGGCCCGGCTGATCTTCATGATCACGGTGCCGGAGGCGGCCGCGGGCGATGAGCATCTGCGGATCCTGGCGCTGCTCTCGCGGAAGCTGATGGACCCGGCGTTCCGCGAGCGGCTCATGGCCGCGCCGGACGAGTCGTCGGTTCTGACGGTGCTCGCGGAGATCGAGTAG
- a CDS encoding RDD family protein, which yields MSGVVTGDAVVLGLRPARLPSRALALVIDLALVWAAYLLISIGLAVATASLDEAAVMAVSIATFILVLVGAPIAVETLSHGRSLGKMACGLRVVRDDGGPIRFRHALVRGAIGVVEILMTFGVIACIASLVSERGRRIGDVFAGTLVVRERVPTARAVPVPPPPPWLVGRFTELDLSGVPDDLWLAIRQYLTRMNQLDGEVNRSLAERLAGDLVACTGTPAPHGVPAGAFLAAVVNERQTRDTRRAYAAASASAASVARSSPFAPPAPSAYAPPPPGQPGHGAPSAPPVVTGVVGERAEAEGTSAAGAPRPPATGFAPPA from the coding sequence GTGAGCGGGGTTGTGACGGGGGATGCCGTCGTACTGGGACTTCGTCCTGCGAGGCTGCCCAGCCGGGCGCTGGCGCTGGTGATCGATCTTGCCCTCGTGTGGGCGGCGTATCTGCTGATATCCATCGGCCTCGCGGTGGCGACGGCGTCGCTGGACGAGGCGGCGGTCATGGCGGTGTCGATCGCGACGTTCATTCTGGTGCTCGTGGGTGCGCCGATCGCGGTGGAGACGCTCAGTCATGGGCGTTCGCTGGGGAAGATGGCGTGCGGTCTGCGGGTGGTGCGGGACGACGGGGGCCCGATCCGGTTCCGGCACGCGCTGGTGCGCGGCGCGATCGGGGTGGTGGAGATCCTCATGACCTTCGGGGTCATCGCGTGCATCGCCTCCCTGGTGTCGGAGCGCGGACGGCGGATCGGCGACGTCTTCGCGGGGACCCTGGTCGTACGGGAGCGGGTACCGACGGCCCGGGCCGTGCCGGTGCCTCCACCGCCGCCGTGGCTGGTGGGCCGGTTCACGGAACTGGATCTGTCCGGTGTGCCGGACGATCTGTGGCTGGCGATACGGCAGTACTTGACGCGGATGAACCAGCTCGACGGGGAAGTGAACCGTTCGCTGGCGGAGCGGTTGGCCGGTGATCTGGTGGCGTGCACCGGGACGCCCGCGCCGCACGGGGTGCCTGCTGGGGCGTTCCTGGCGGCCGTGGTGAACGAGCGGCAGACACGGGACACGCGACGTGCCTACGCCGCCGCGTCGGCGTCCGCCGCGTCCGTGGCGCGCTCGTCGCCCTTCGCGCCCCCGGCACCTTCGGCGTACGCGCCGCCTCCCCCCGGGCAGCCCGGACACGGCGCGCCTTCGGCGCCGCCTGTGGTCACCGGGGTGGTGGGTGAACGGGCCGAGGCCGAGGGCACGAGCGCGGCGGGGGCTCCCCGGCCGCCCGCGACGGGGTTCGCGCCGCCCGCGTAG
- a CDS encoding SIS domain-containing protein translates to MLDESLLDAPEALARADRRGLLRGAAESGARVRTAARHAAEAGIAELNPEGRPRAVLIAGPGTAAIGVADLIAELTGPTAPVTRLHPTGVAPAAGALRWALPGWAGSVDLLLIATTDGSEPGLAVLAEQAYRRGCTVVAVAPQSSPLSEAVNGVHGMVVPMATAPYELYEETQAAASPGAFWALFTPLLALLDRVGLISATPDVLQSVADRLDRIAERCGPAIATYSNPAKTLAAELADTLPLIWTEGSAGPVGRRFAAVLAELAGRPAIAAELPEALPAHGVLLAGDFAAGADPEDFFRDRVEEPQALRARVLLLRDSVDNGFTAAPAARELALSHDTAISELEPEEGSALETLAELLAVTDFAAGYLALATSGHA, encoded by the coding sequence ATGCTCGACGAGTCACTCCTCGACGCCCCGGAAGCCCTCGCCCGCGCCGATCGCCGCGGTCTGCTCCGCGGCGCGGCGGAGTCCGGGGCGCGGGTACGCACCGCCGCCCGGCACGCCGCGGAGGCGGGGATCGCCGAGCTGAACCCCGAGGGCCGCCCCCGGGCCGTCCTCATCGCGGGCCCCGGCACCGCGGCCATCGGCGTGGCGGACCTCATCGCCGAGCTCACCGGCCCCACCGCCCCGGTCACCCGTCTCCACCCCACCGGTGTCGCACCCGCCGCCGGCGCCCTGCGCTGGGCGCTCCCCGGCTGGGCCGGCTCCGTGGACCTCCTCCTCATCGCCACCACCGACGGCAGCGAGCCCGGCCTCGCCGTCCTCGCCGAGCAGGCGTACCGCCGCGGCTGCACCGTCGTCGCCGTCGCCCCGCAGAGCTCCCCGCTCTCCGAAGCGGTCAACGGCGTCCACGGCATGGTCGTACCCATGGCGACGGCCCCGTACGAGCTGTACGAGGAGACGCAGGCGGCGGCCAGCCCCGGCGCGTTCTGGGCCCTGTTCACGCCGCTGCTCGCGCTCCTCGACCGCGTCGGGCTGATCTCCGCGACACCGGACGTCCTCCAGAGCGTCGCCGACCGGCTCGACCGCATCGCCGAACGCTGCGGCCCGGCGATCGCGACGTACAGCAACCCCGCCAAGACGCTCGCCGCGGAGCTCGCCGACACGCTCCCGCTCATCTGGACAGAGGGTTCGGCAGGCCCCGTCGGCCGCCGCTTCGCCGCCGTACTGGCCGAACTCGCCGGCCGCCCCGCCATCGCGGCCGAGCTCCCCGAGGCACTGCCGGCCCACGGCGTGCTCCTCGCGGGCGACTTCGCGGCGGGAGCCGATCCGGAGGACTTCTTCCGGGACCGGGTGGAGGAGCCGCAGGCGCTGCGGGCGCGCGTCCTGCTGCTGAGGGACAGCGTGGACAACGGCTTCACCGCCGCCCCGGCCGCGCGTGAACTCGCGCTCAGCCACGACACGGCCATCAGCGAGCTGGAACCGGAGGAGGGCAGCGCGCTGGAGACCCTCGCGGAACTCCTCGCCGTGACCGACTTCGCCGCCGGGTACCTGGCCCTCGCGACCAGCGGCCACGCCTGA
- a CDS encoding stage II sporulation protein M encodes MDLDVFVMTHRAEWDRLDQLLRRGRHLTGAEADELVALYQRTATHLSLIQSSAPDPMITARLTQLVARARSTVTGTRRASWRDAVRFLTAGFPAAVYRSRHWWIPTAVLSVLLAAVIGWWIGTHPEVQSAIAAPDDLRELTRPGGQYETYYSSHPAASFAAQVWTNNAQAAAMCLVLGAFLCFPVLWILFLNMANLGIGIGLMSSAGRLDTFLGLVLPHGLLELTAVFVAAGTGLRLGWTLIDPGPLSRRTALAQQGRAALGMAIGLALVLFVSGLIEGFVTPSGLPTWARITIGIVAELAFLAYVYVLGGRAVRAGDTGDIDASERSAELPTAA; translated from the coding sequence ATGGACCTCGACGTCTTCGTCATGACCCACCGCGCGGAGTGGGACCGCCTGGACCAGCTCCTGCGCCGCGGGCGCCACCTCACAGGCGCCGAGGCGGACGAACTCGTCGCGCTCTACCAGCGCACGGCCACGCATCTCTCGCTCATCCAGTCCAGCGCCCCGGACCCCATGATCACGGCCCGGCTCACGCAACTCGTCGCCCGCGCCCGCTCCACGGTCACCGGCACCCGTCGCGCCTCCTGGCGGGACGCCGTCCGCTTCCTGACCGCCGGCTTCCCCGCGGCGGTCTACCGCTCGCGGCACTGGTGGATCCCCACCGCCGTCCTCTCCGTACTCCTCGCCGCCGTCATCGGCTGGTGGATCGGCACCCACCCCGAGGTCCAGTCGGCCATCGCGGCCCCCGACGACCTGCGCGAGCTCACCCGCCCCGGCGGGCAGTACGAGACGTACTACTCGAGCCATCCGGCGGCCTCGTTCGCCGCCCAGGTGTGGACGAACAACGCCCAGGCAGCCGCCATGTGCCTGGTCCTGGGAGCCTTCCTCTGCTTCCCGGTGCTCTGGATCCTCTTCCTGAACATGGCCAACCTCGGCATCGGTATCGGCCTGATGTCCTCGGCCGGCCGCCTCGACACGTTCCTCGGTCTCGTCCTCCCGCACGGCCTCCTCGAACTCACCGCCGTCTTCGTCGCCGCGGGCACCGGACTCCGTCTCGGCTGGACCCTCATCGACCCTGGCCCGCTGTCCCGCCGCACGGCCCTCGCCCAGCAAGGCCGAGCGGCCCTCGGTATGGCCATAGGTCTCGCACTGGTCCTCTTCGTGTCAGGCCTGATCGAAGGCTTCGTGACTCCCTCGGGCCTGCCGACCTGGGCGCGCATCACCATCGGAATCGTCGCTGAGCTCGCCTTCCTCGCGTACGTCTACGTCCTGGGCGGCCGCGCGGTCCGCGCCGGCGACACGGGCGACATCGACGCCTCGGAGCGGAGTGCCGAGCTCCCCACCGCCGCCTGA
- a CDS encoding phosphomannomutase/phosphoglucomutase → MAASAAADLSQIVKAYDVRGVVPDQWDESLAELLGAAFVQVTGADAIVVGHDMRPSSPGLSAAFARGATGRGADVTLIGLCSTDQLYFASGHLGLPGAMFTASHNPAQYNGIKMCRAGAAPVGQDTGLGEIRALVESWIASGAPAPVPTAGSVTERDTLDEYAAHLLSLVDLSTIRPLKVVVDAGNGMGGHTVPTVFAALPIELVPMYFELDGTFPNHEANPLDPKNIVDLQARVRAEGADIGLAFDGDADRCFVVDERGEGVSPSAITALVAARELAKHPGGTVIHNLITSWSVPEVVREHGGAPVRTRVGHSFIKEEMARTGAIFGGEHSAHYYFRDFWNADTGMLAALHVLAALGTHDKPLSDLVARYDRYAGSGEINSTVADQTARTAAVREVFAAREGITVDTLDGLTVSDAAWWFNLRPSNTEPLLRLNVEARDEATMKAVRDEVLALVRGA, encoded by the coding sequence GTGGCTGCATCCGCTGCTGCTGATCTGTCGCAGATCGTGAAGGCGTACGACGTCCGCGGAGTGGTGCCGGACCAGTGGGACGAGTCGCTGGCCGAGCTCCTGGGCGCCGCCTTCGTCCAGGTGACGGGCGCGGACGCGATCGTCGTCGGCCACGACATGCGGCCGTCGTCGCCCGGCCTCTCCGCGGCCTTCGCCCGGGGCGCTACCGGCCGCGGCGCGGACGTGACCCTGATCGGGCTCTGCTCCACGGACCAGCTGTACTTCGCGTCGGGGCACCTCGGGCTCCCGGGCGCGATGTTCACCGCGTCCCACAACCCCGCCCAGTACAACGGCATCAAGATGTGCCGCGCGGGCGCCGCCCCGGTCGGTCAGGACACCGGTCTCGGGGAGATCCGCGCGCTGGTGGAGTCCTGGATCGCGTCGGGCGCCCCCGCCCCCGTACCCACCGCGGGCTCGGTCACCGAGCGCGACACCCTCGACGAGTACGCGGCCCATCTGCTGTCCCTCGTGGACCTCTCGACGATCCGCCCGCTGAAGGTCGTCGTGGACGCGGGCAACGGCATGGGCGGCCACACCGTCCCGACGGTGTTCGCCGCGCTGCCGATCGAGCTCGTCCCGATGTACTTCGAGCTGGACGGCACGTTCCCCAACCACGAGGCCAACCCCCTCGACCCGAAGAACATCGTGGACCTCCAGGCCCGGGTCCGAGCCGAGGGCGCCGACATCGGCCTCGCCTTCGACGGCGACGCCGACCGCTGCTTCGTCGTCGACGAGAGGGGCGAAGGGGTCTCGCCCTCGGCGATCACGGCCCTGGTCGCGGCACGCGAGCTGGCCAAGCACCCCGGCGGGACGGTCATCCACAACCTGATCACCTCGTGGTCGGTGCCGGAGGTCGTACGCGAGCACGGCGGCGCCCCCGTCCGCACCCGCGTCGGCCACTCGTTCATCAAGGAGGAGATGGCCCGCACCGGCGCCATCTTCGGCGGCGAGCACTCGGCCCACTACTACTTCCGGGACTTCTGGAACGCCGACACGGGCATGCTCGCCGCCCTCCACGTCCTGGCCGCTCTCGGCACCCACGACAAGCCGCTGTCCGACCTGGTCGCCCGGTACGACCGCTACGCCGGCTCCGGCGAGATCAACTCCACGGTCGCGGACCAGACAGCCCGCACGGCCGCCGTCCGTGAGGTGTTCGCCGCCCGCGAGGGCATCACCGTCGACACCCTCGACGGCCTCACGGTGTCCGACGCCGCCTGGTGGTTCAACCTCCGCCCCTCCAACACCGAGCCCCTCCTGCGACTCAACGTCGAGGCCCGCGACGAGGCGACCATGAAGGCCGTCCGCGACGAGGTCCTGGCACTGGTCCGAGGCGCCTGA
- a CDS encoding cation diffusion facilitator family transporter: MSASGGTKAIVAALVANVAIAVAKFVAFLFSGSSSMLAESVHSLADSGNQGLLLLGGKKAKREATPEHPFGYGRERYIYAFLVSIVLFSVGGMFAIYEGYEKINHPHAIEDWYWPIGVLVFAIIAETFSFRTAIKESNVLRGRRSWKEFVRHAKAPELPVVLLEDLGALVGLILALGGVGLALLTGNGVWDGIGTLCIGVLLILIALVLAAETKSLLLGEAAGTEDVEKIKASIVDDTTVTRIIHMRTLHLGPEELLVAAKVAVQHDNTAAQVADAINAAEERIRTAVPIARVIYLEPDIYSEEAAAAGTNPAKSPGGPGPEAAH, encoded by the coding sequence ATGAGCGCGTCAGGCGGAACCAAAGCGATCGTCGCGGCACTCGTCGCGAACGTGGCGATCGCAGTAGCCAAGTTCGTGGCGTTCCTCTTCAGCGGCTCCTCGTCGATGCTCGCGGAGAGCGTGCACTCGCTCGCCGACTCGGGCAACCAGGGCCTGCTGCTGCTCGGCGGCAAGAAGGCCAAGCGCGAGGCCACCCCGGAGCACCCCTTCGGATACGGGCGCGAGCGCTACATCTACGCCTTCCTCGTCTCCATCGTGCTCTTCTCGGTCGGCGGCATGTTCGCGATCTACGAGGGCTACGAGAAGATCAACCACCCGCACGCCATCGAGGACTGGTACTGGCCGATCGGCGTGCTCGTCTTCGCGATCATCGCCGAGACCTTCTCCTTCCGCACGGCCATCAAGGAGTCCAACGTCCTGCGGGGCAGGCGCTCCTGGAAGGAGTTCGTCCGCCACGCCAAGGCCCCCGAGCTCCCGGTCGTCCTCCTGGAGGACCTCGGCGCGCTCGTCGGTCTGATCCTCGCGCTCGGCGGCGTCGGACTCGCCCTGCTCACCGGCAACGGCGTCTGGGACGGCATCGGCACGCTCTGCATCGGTGTCCTGCTCATCCTGATCGCGCTGGTGCTCGCGGCCGAGACGAAGTCCCTGCTGCTCGGCGAGGCGGCCGGCACGGAGGACGTCGAGAAGATCAAGGCGTCGATCGTCGACGACACCACCGTCACCCGCATCATCCACATGCGCACGCTCCACCTCGGCCCGGAGGAGCTGCTGGTCGCCGCCAAGGTCGCGGTCCAGCACGACAACACGGCGGCCCAGGTCGCGGACGCGATCAACGCCGCCGAGGAACGCATCCGCACCGCCGTTCCGATCGCGCGCGTGATCTACCTGGAGCCGGACATCTACAGCGAGGAAGCGGCCGCGGCGGGCACGAACCCGGCCAAGTCCCCGGGCGGCCCCGGCCCCGAAGCGGCTCACTGA
- the ahcY gene encoding adenosylhomocysteinase has translation MTTVAAGQDFKVADLSLAAFGRKEITLAEHEMPGLMSIRREYAESQPLAGARITGSLHMTVQTAVLIETLAALGAEVRWASCNIFSTQDHAAAAIAVGPNGTPDNPQGVPVFAWKGETLEEYWWCTEQALTWPNSSTGGPNMILDDGGDATLLVHKGVEFEKAGEAPDPSTADSEEYGHILTLLNRTLSENPQKWTLLASEIRGVTEETTTGVHRLYEMQRDGNLLFPAINVNDAVTKSKFDNKYGCRHSLVDGINRATDVLIGGKVAVICGYGDVGKGCAESLRGQGARVIITEIDPICALQAAMDGYQVTTLDEVIGTADLFITTTGNKDIIMAADMAKMKHQAIVGNIGHFDNEIDMAGLAKIDGIVKDEVKPQVHTWTFPDGKVIIVLSEGRLLNLGNATGHPSFVMSNSFADQTLAQIELFTKPEEYPTDVYVLPKHLDEKVARLHLDSLGVKLTTLRPEQAAYIGVEVEGPYKPDHYRY, from the coding sequence ATGACGACTGTCGCCGCCGGTCAGGACTTCAAGGTCGCCGACCTTTCCCTCGCCGCCTTCGGCCGCAAGGAGATCACCCTCGCCGAGCACGAGATGCCCGGCCTGATGTCGATCCGCAGGGAGTACGCCGAGTCGCAGCCGCTCGCCGGCGCCCGCATCACCGGCTCCCTGCACATGACCGTGCAGACCGCCGTACTGATCGAGACCCTGGCCGCCCTCGGTGCCGAGGTCCGCTGGGCGTCCTGCAACATCTTCTCCACCCAGGACCACGCCGCGGCCGCCATCGCCGTGGGTCCGAACGGCACGCCGGACAACCCCCAGGGCGTCCCGGTCTTCGCCTGGAAGGGCGAGACCCTGGAGGAGTACTGGTGGTGCACGGAGCAGGCGCTGACCTGGCCGAACTCGTCCACCGGCGGCCCGAACATGATTCTGGACGACGGCGGTGACGCCACGCTCCTGGTCCACAAGGGTGTCGAGTTCGAGAAGGCCGGCGAGGCTCCGGACCCGTCAACCGCGGACAGCGAGGAGTACGGCCACATCCTCACCCTGCTGAACCGCACCCTCTCCGAGAACCCGCAGAAGTGGACCCTCCTGGCGTCCGAGATCCGCGGCGTGACCGAGGAGACCACGACCGGCGTTCACCGTCTCTACGAGATGCAGCGCGACGGCAACCTCCTCTTCCCGGCGATCAACGTCAACGACGCGGTCACCAAGTCGAAGTTCGACAACAAGTACGGCTGCCGCCACTCCCTGGTCGACGGCATCAACCGCGCCACCGACGTCCTCATCGGCGGCAAGGTCGCGGTCATCTGCGGCTACGGCGACGTCGGCAAGGGCTGCGCGGAGTCCCTGCGCGGCCAGGGCGCCCGAGTGATCATCACCGAGATCGACCCGATCTGCGCGCTCCAGGCGGCGATGGACGGCTACCAGGTCACGACCCTCGACGAGGTCATCGGCACGGCCGACCTGTTCATCACCACGACGGGCAACAAGGACATCATCATGGCCGCGGACATGGCCAAGATGAAGCACCAGGCGATCGTCGGGAACATCGGCCACTTCGACAACGAGATCGACATGGCCGGTCTGGCGAAGATCGACGGCATCGTCAAGGACGAGGTCAAGCCGCAGGTCCACACCTGGACCTTCCCCGACGGCAAGGTGATCATCGTGCTGTCCGAGGGACGTCTGCTGAACCTCGGCAACGCGACCGGCCACCCGTCCTTCGTCATGTCCAACTCGTTCGCGGACCAGACGCTGGCCCAGATCGAGCTGTTCACCAAGCCGGAGGAGTACCCGACCGACGTCTACGTGCTGCCGAAGCACCTCGACGAGAAGGTCGCCCGCCTCCACCTCGACTCGCTCGGCGTGAAGCTCACGACGCTCCGCCCCGAGCAGGCCGCGTACATCGGTGTCGAGGTCGAGGGCCCGTACAAGCCGGACCACTACCGCTACTGA
- a CDS encoding Trm112 family protein — protein MPLEAGLLEILACPVCHAPLSDATAAEAPELICTGKDCGLAYPVRDGIPVLLVDEARRPA, from the coding sequence ATGCCGCTCGAAGCCGGCCTTCTGGAGATCCTCGCCTGCCCGGTCTGCCACGCCCCGCTCAGCGACGCGACGGCGGCCGAAGCCCCCGAGCTGATCTGCACCGGCAAGGACTGCGGCCTGGCCTACCCCGTGCGGGACGGCATCCCCGTCCTGCTCGTCGACGAGGCCCGCCGTCCCGCGTAA
- a CDS encoding DUF58 domain-containing protein, with amino-acid sequence MALTGRTALLAALGSIPVGVLEPSWAGILAVNAPLVGAILCDYALAAPVRTLQFTRTGDTSVRLGESAEVQLTVTNPSPRRLRAQLRDAWPPSSWIPGTEQAASRHTVTIPAGERRRIATMLRPTRRGDRHAELVTVRSYGPLGLAARQGNHRVPWTVRVLPPFTSRKHLPSRLARLRELDGRTSVLTRGQGTEFDSLREYVPGDDTRSIDWRATARQTTVAVRTWRPERDRHILIVLDTGRTSAGRVGDVPRLDAAMDSALLLTALATRAGDRVDLLAYDRRIRAQVQGRAAGDVLPAMVNALAPLEPELVETDARGLSAAALKHAPRRSLIVLLTSLDAAPIEEGLLPVLSQLTQRHTVLVASVADPHVEQMADSRGTLDAVYEAAAGTQAQIQRRRTAEQLQRHGVTVVDATPENLAPAVADAYLALKAAGRL; translated from the coding sequence ATGGCCCTCACCGGACGAACGGCTCTCCTCGCCGCCCTCGGATCGATCCCCGTCGGCGTACTCGAACCCAGCTGGGCAGGGATTCTCGCCGTCAACGCACCGCTCGTAGGAGCAATTCTGTGCGACTACGCCCTGGCCGCACCAGTACGAACGCTCCAATTCACCCGAACCGGTGACACATCAGTTCGACTCGGCGAGAGCGCGGAAGTCCAGCTCACCGTCACGAACCCGTCCCCACGGCGCCTGCGCGCCCAACTCCGGGACGCCTGGCCCCCCAGCAGCTGGATCCCGGGCACCGAACAGGCCGCGTCCCGCCACACGGTGACGATCCCCGCGGGCGAGCGACGACGCATCGCCACGATGCTGCGCCCCACCCGCCGCGGCGACCGCCACGCGGAACTGGTCACCGTCCGCTCCTACGGCCCGCTCGGCCTCGCCGCACGCCAGGGAAACCACCGTGTGCCCTGGACGGTCCGCGTCCTGCCGCCCTTCACCAGCCGCAAGCACCTGCCGTCCCGACTGGCCCGACTGCGCGAACTCGACGGCCGCACCAGCGTGCTCACCCGCGGCCAAGGCACCGAGTTCGACAGCCTCCGCGAGTACGTACCCGGCGACGACACCCGTTCCATCGACTGGCGCGCCACCGCCCGCCAGACAACGGTCGCCGTACGCACCTGGCGACCCGAGCGGGACCGGCACATCCTCATCGTCCTGGACACCGGACGCACGTCGGCCGGTCGCGTGGGTGACGTCCCCCGCCTGGACGCCGCCATGGACTCCGCGCTGCTGCTCACCGCGCTCGCCACGCGCGCCGGTGACCGTGTGGACCTCCTCGCCTATGACCGGCGCATCCGGGCACAGGTCCAGGGCCGGGCGGCCGGGGACGTCCTGCCGGCGATGGTCAACGCCTTGGCCCCGCTCGAACCCGAACTGGTGGAGACGGACGCCCGCGGCCTCAGCGCGGCAGCGCTCAAGCACGCCCCACGCAGGTCTCTCATCGTGCTGCTGACCAGCCTGGACGCCGCTCCGATCGAGGAGGGCCTTCTGCCCGTCCTCTCGCAGCTCACACAGCGGCACACCGTACTGGTCGCCTCCGTGGCCGACCCTCACGTGGAGCAAATGGCCGACAGTCGCGGCACCTTGGACGCGGTGTACGAAGCCGCGGCCGGCACCCAGGCCCAGATCCAGCGCCGCCGTACGGCGGAACAACTCCAGCGGCACGGCGTGACGGTCGTGGATGCCACGCCGGAGAATCTGGCCCCGGCTGTGGCTGACGCCTACTTGGCGTTGAAGGCGGCGGGACGCCTCTGA